From the Oncorhynchus clarkii lewisi isolate Uvic-CL-2024 unplaced genomic scaffold, UVic_Ocla_1.0 unplaced_contig_6576_pilon_pilon, whole genome shotgun sequence genome, one window contains:
- the LOC139394596 gene encoding uncharacterized protein, translating into MDSYLAPTTQQTLTLPPPPNILLVCLHHPTDSYPAPTTQQTLTLPPHHPTDSNPVPPPPNGLLPCPPPPNTLLPCPHFPTDSYSAPTTLRTLTLPPPPTVSYPAPTTQHTLTLPRPPSRLLPYPHHPTDSYLATTTQQTLTLPHPTTQHTLTLPRPPSRLLPYPHHPTDSYLALTTQQTLSLPPPPNRLLACLHHPTDSYPAPTTQQTLSLPPPPNRLLPCPHHPTDSYPAHTTQPTFTLPHHPTDSYTAPTTQRTLTLTPTSQQTLTVPPHHPTDSYPASTTQKLLP; encoded by the exons atgg aCTCTTACCTTGCCCCCACCACCCAACAGACTCTTACCCTGCCTCCACCACCCAACATACTCTTAGTCTGCCTCCACCACCCAACAGACTCTTACCCTGCCCCCACCACCCAACAGACTCTTACCctacccccccaccacccaacggACTCTAACCCTGTCCCCCCACCACCCAACGGACTCTTACCctgccccccaccacccaacACACTCTTACCCTGCCCCCACTTCCCAACAGACTCTTACTCTGCCCCCACCACCCTACGGACTCTTACCCTGCCCCCACCACCAACGGTCTCTTACCCCGCACCCACCACACAACATACTCTTACCCTGCCTCGACCACCCAGCAGACTCTTACCCTACCCCCACCACCCAACAGACTCTTACCTTGCCACCACCACACAACAGACTCTtacccttccccaccccaccaccCAACATACTCTTACCCTGCCTCGACCACCCAGCAGACTCTTACCCTACCCCCACCACCCAACAGACTCTTACCTTGCCCTCACCACCCAACAGACTCTTAGCCTGCCTCCACCACCCAACAGACTCTTAGCCTGCCTCCACCACCCAACAGACTCTTACCCTGCCCCCACCACCCAACAGACTCTTAGCCTGCCTCCACCACCCAACAGACTCTTACCCTGCCCCCACCACCCAACGGACTCTTATCCTGCCCACACCACCCAGCCGACTTTTACCCTGCCCCACCACCCAACAGACTCTTACACTGCTCCCACCACCCAACGGACTCTTACCCTGACCCCCACCTCCCAACAGACTCTTACCgtgcccccccaccacccaacagaCTCTTACCCTGCCTCCACCACACAAAAACTCTTACCCTGA
- the LOC139394587 gene encoding protein NLRC3-like: protein MKSDQPPAFSQEPLPDDNKEVESLDSEDVLKITHNLLDRRSQTLLTVKQEIKAKLKHKYQHISEGIGHHGNQSLFKDIYTELYITEGGSGGLNNEHEVRQIEMASKKQTTQETPIKCNDIFKPLPGQDKPIRTVLTKGIAGVGKTVSVQKVILDWAEGKANQDIHFMFPLPFRDLNLKKDQYSLMQLLSHYFSELKEIDSIEDGETKTVFIFDGLDECRLPLDFKNNEKCCDVTKPTSADVLLTNLIKGNLLPSAVLWITSRPAAANQIPPECVDQVTEVRGFNDPQKEEYFRKKITDQNLANEIIKHMKTSRSLHIMCHMPVFCWISATVLEMMLKEAEKDEVPKTLTQMYSHFMIQIIVKNRKYNKATETNPKELSQSDKEMILKLAKLAFQQLQKGNLIFYEEDLRECGLDVTEASEYSALCTEIFKEESGLYQDKVYSFVHLSMQEFLAAVHALESCLGKKENVFSPKAVTKGQDYYENSRFKFWSCKLKPDKLTSFDDNDSDDDDSDEDKKDDNDEEESIQLSDLHRRAVDQALKSEIGHLDLFLCFLLGLSLASNQNLLRGLLTQTGCTTQTNEETVERTVRYLSDKINQESSPERIINLFHCLKELDANSLVEDMQTSLQSGTLSETELKPDQCSALAYLLLMSEEVLEEFDLKTYNTSEKGYQRLLPVVKFCKRALLESCKLTYKSCETLTSALQTPNSPLRELDLSYNDLEDRGVELLCVGLTSPLCNIQTLVLGQCGLTEGTCSDLASVLSSPSSQLKQLELRDNDLQDSGVTLLSAGLEDPGCKLHTLGLSGCLVTEEGCAALSSALRSNPSHLKELDLSYNHPGDSAGGLLSTALVDPTYKLMKLNVDHGGECRLKSGLRKYACHLTLDPNTVNPNLILSEGNRKVTQVVEKQHYEDHPDRFDCHCQVVCSEVISGGRYYWEVERDGDMADIGVVYKGMKRKGREDDSWIGLNRKSWCLYCYDSAYEFIHAGVSRSISGRYSHRVGVYLDWPAGTLSFYSVSSSGTLTHLHTEHTTFTEPLYPGFGVYSSSSVTLCQIDDQHIQR from the exons ATGAAGAGTGATCAGCCACCTGCTTTCAGCCAGGAACCATTACCAGATGACAATAAGGAAGTGGAGAGTTTGGACAGTGAGGATGTATTAAAGATCACACACAACCTTCTGGACAGAAGAA GTCAAACTCTGCTGACAGTCAAACAAGAGATTAAGGCTAAACTGAAACACAAGTATCAACACATATCTGAAGGAATTGGACACCATGGAAACCAAAGTCTGTTCAAGGAcatctacacagagctctacatcacagagggtggaaGTGGAGGGctcaataatgaacatgaggttAGACAGATAGAGATGGCATCCAAGAAACAAACCACACAAGAGACACCAATCAAATGCAACGACATCTTCAAGCCTTTACCTGGACAAGACAAACCaatcagaactgtgctgacaaaaGGAATCGCTGGTgttggaaaaacagtctctgtgcagaaaGTCATCCTTGACTGGGCAgaaggaaaagcaaatcaggaCATTCATTTCATGTTTCCTCTTCCTTTCCGTGATCTGAACCTGAAAAAGGACCAATACAGTCTGATGCAACTTCTTTCCCACTACTTCTCAGAGCTGAAGGAGATTGACAGCATTGAAGATGGTGAAACCAAAACTGTTTTCAtttttgatggtctggatgagtgtCGACTTCCTCTAGACTTCAAAAACAATGAGAAATGCTGTGATGTCACGAAGCCAACCTCAGCTGATGTGCTGCTGACAAATCTTATCAAGGGgaatctgcttccctctgctgtCCTCTGGATAACCTCACGGCCTGCAGCAGCCAATCAGATCCCTCCTGAgtgtgttgaccaggtgacagaggtacgagggttcaatgaTCCACAGAAGGAGGAGTATTTCAGGAAGAAAATCACAGATCAGAATCTGGCCAATGAAATCATCAAACACATGaagacatcaaggagcctccacatcatgtgccacatgCCAGTCTTCTGTTGGATATCAGCCACTGTCCTTGAGATGATGCTGAAAGAGGCAGAGAAGGATGAAGTCCCCAAAACTCTGACCCAGATGTACTCACACTTCATGATCCAAATCATTGTGAAGAACAGGAAGTACAACAAAGCCACAGAGACAAACCCAAAGGAACTGTCTCAGTCAGACAAAGAGATGATCCTGAAACTGGCAAAGCTGGCTTTCCAACAGCTGCAGAAGGGCAACCTGATCTTCTATGAGGAGGACCTGAGAGAGTGTGGCCTTGATGTCACAGAGGCATCAGAGTACTCAGCATTGTGTACAGAGATCTTTAAAGAAGAATCTGGGCTGTACCAAGACAAGGTCTACAGCTTTGTGCATCTGAGCATGCAGGAGTTTCTAGCAGCAGTGCATGCTTTAGAATCATGTCTGGGCAAGAAGGAAAATGTTTTCTCCCCCAAAGCAGTCACTAAGGGTCAAGATTATTATGAAAACAGCCGATTCAAATTCTGGTCATGCAAGTTGAAGCCTGACAAGTTGACGTCATTCGATGACAATGATTCCGATGATGATGATTCCGATGAAGACAAAAAGGATGACAATGATGAAGAGGAGTCAATCCAGTTGTCTGACTTACACAGGAGAGCAGTGGACCAGGCCTTGAAGAGTGAGATTGGACACCTGGACCtgttcctctgcttccttctgggTCTCTCACTGGCGTCCAATCAGAATCTGTTACGAGGCCTTCTGACACAGACAGGATGTACCACACAGACCAATGAGGAAACAGTTGAGAGAACAGTCAGGTACCTTTCAGACAAGATCAACCAGGAATCCTCACCAGAAAGGATCATCAACTTGTTCCACTGTCTGAAAGAACTTGATGCCAATTCTCTAGTTGAAGACATGCAGACCTCCCTGCAATCTGGAACTCTTTCAGAAACAGAGCTAAAACCTGACCAATGTTCAGCCCTGGCCTACCTGTTACTGATGTCAGAGGAGGTGCTGGAGGAGTTTGACCTGAAGACATACAACACATCAGAGAAAGGTTATCAGAGGTTGCTGCCAGTAGTGAAATTCTGCAAGAGAGCact actggAAAGCTGTAAACTCACATATAAATCCTGTGAGACTCTGACCTCAGCTCTGCAGACACCAAACTCCCCCCTGAGAGAACTGGACCTCAGCTACAATGACCTGGAAGACAGAGGAGTGGAGCTGCTCTGTGTTGGACTAACCAGTCCACTCTGCAACATACAGACACTAGT TCTGGGTCAGTGTGGTTTGACAGAGGGTACCTGTTCTGATCTGGCCTCAGTCCTGAGTTCACCCAGCTCACAACTGAAACAACTGGAGCTGAGAGACAATGACCTGCAGGACTCAGGAGTTACACTGctgtctgctggactggaggatccaggCTGTAAACTACACACGCTGGG gctgtctggctgtctggtcaCAGAGGAGGGCTGTGCTGCTCTGtcttcagctctgaggtcaaacccctcccACCTGaaagagctggacctgagctacaatcacccaggagactctGCAGGGGGACTGCTTTCAACTGCTCTGGTGGATCCCACATATAAACTGATGAAGCTGAA TGTGGATCATGGTGGAGAGTGCAGGCTGAAATCAGGGCTGAGGAAAT ATGCCTGTCATCTCACCCTGGACCCAAATACAGTAAACCCAAACCTGATACTGtctgaggggaacaggaaggTGACACAGGTGGTGGAGAAGCAGCATTATGAAGACCATCCAGACAGATTTGATTGTCATTGCCAAGTTGTCTGCAGTGAAGTAATTTCTGGAGGTCGTTATTactgggaggtggagagggatggTGACATGGCTGACATTGGTGTGGTGTACAAAGGAATGAAGAGGAAGGGTCGGGAGGATGACAGTTGGATTGGACTCAATAGGAAGTCCTGGTGTTTATACTGCTATGATAGTGCTTATGAATTTATCCATGCTGGAGTCAGCAGATCCATCTCTGGTCGTTATTCTCACAGAGTtggagtgtatctggactggccagctGGTACTTTGTCCTTCTATAGTGTGTCCTCCTCTGGTACACTGACACACcttcacacagaacacaccacatTCACTGAACCCCTCTATCCTGGATTTGGGgtttactcctcctcctcagtgaccctgTGTCAGATAGATGACCAACACATTCAGAGGTGA
- the LOC139394597 gene encoding uncharacterized protein, translating to MAAYNSQNLPYPRPSHTPETPLPQKLLYPRPSPTPEPLLPQTLPYPRSSPTPEPSLPQTLPYPRPSPTLEPPLPQTLPFRPSPTPDPPLPQNLPCTRPSPTPEPPLPQTLPYPSQIIRYPRPSPTPEPPLPQTLPYPRTSPIPDPPLPQPEPPLPQPEPPLTQSLPYPSQSLPYPSQTLPYPSQTLPYPRPSPTPARPSPTPEPPLPQNLPYTSQTLPYPRTSPTPAKPSHTSDPPLPQPNPPLPQTLP from the coding sequence ATGGCGGCCTACAACAGCCAGAACCTCCCCTACCCCAGACCCTCCCATACCCCAGAAACTCCCCTACCCCAGAAACTCCTCTaccccagaccctcccctaccCCAGAACCTCTCCTaccccagaccctcccctaccCCAGATCCTCCCCTACCCCAGAACCCTCCCTaccccagaccctcccctaccccagaccctcccctaccCTAGAACCTCCCCTACCCCAGACCCTCCCCTTCAGACCCTCCCCTaccccagaccctcccctaccCCAGAACCTCCCCtgcaccagaccctcccctaCCCCAGAACCTCCCCttccccagaccctcccctaccCCAGCCAGATCATCCGCTaccccagaccctcccctaccCCAGAACCTCCCCTaccccagaccctcccctaccCCAGAACCTCCCCTATCCCAGACCCTCCCCTACCCCAGCCAGAGCCTCCCCTACCCCAGCCAgaacctcccctaacccagagccTCCCCTACCCCAGCCAGAGCCTCCCCTACCCAAGTCAGACCCTCCCCTACCCCAGCCAGACCCTCCCCTaccccagaccctcccctaccCCAGCCAGACCCTCCCCTACCCCAGAACCTCCCCTACCCCAGAACCTcccctacaccagccaaaccctcccataCCCCAGAACCTcccctacaccagccaaaccctcccataCCTCAGACCCtcccctaccccagccaaaccctcccctaccccagaccctcccctaa